The Oncorhynchus kisutch isolate 150728-3 linkage group LG20, Okis_V2, whole genome shotgun sequence genome has a segment encoding these proteins:
- the LOC109865520 gene encoding guanine nucleotide-binding protein subunit alpha-13-like has translation MADFLPTRSVLNQCFPVCLLSSTEVEQLRKSKEIDKSLSRDKTYAERLVKILLLGAGESGKSTFLKQMRIIHGQDFDQQDREEFRATIYSNVIKGVRVLVDAREKLHIPWGSPDNQVHGDNVMSFDTRSVMMANGQVETSVFLKYLPSIQVLWADSGIQQAYDRRREFQLGESVKYFLDNVEMLGEQSYIPSQQDILLARKPTKGIHEYDFEIKSVPFKMVDVGGQRSERRRWFECFDSVTSILFLVSSSEYDQVLMEDRQTNRLRESLNIFETIVNNRVFLAVSIILFLNKTDLLEEKVSNISLKKYFPEYTGPDHSLPDVQKFLVDCFRGKRRDATQKPLYHHFTTAINTENIRLVFRDVKDTILHENLKQLMLQ, from the exons aTGGCGGACTTCCTGCCGACCCGATCCGTGCTAAACCAGTGCTTCCCAGTTTGCCTGCTTTCCAGCACCGAGGTTGAACAGCTGAGGAAATCTAAGGAGATTGACAAAAGTCTTTCCCGAGACAAAACCTACGCGGAACGACTAGTGAAGATACTTTTACTGGGCGCGGGCGAGAGCGGCAAATCCACTTTCCTCAAACAGATGAGGATCATCCACGGGCAGGACTTCGACCAGCAAGATCGTGAAGAGTTCCGGGCAACAATTTACAGCAATGTTATCAAAG GTGTGCGTGTGTTGGTGGACGCACGGGAGAAGCTTCACATCCCCTGGGGTTCCCCTGACAACCAGGTGCACGGAGACAATGTGATGTCATTCGACACACGGTCTGTGATGATGGCGAACGGCCAGGTGGAGACGAGCGTGTTTCTCAAGTACCTGCCCTCCATCCAGGTCCTGTGGGCCGACAGCGGAATACAACAGGCCTACGACAGACGCAGGGAGTTCCAACTG GGTGAGTCTGTGAAGTATTTCTTGGACAATGTGGAGATGCTGGGGGAGCAG agcTACATCCCTTCCCAGCAGGACATCCTGCTAGCCCGCAAGCCCACTAAAGGCATCCATGAGTACGACTTTGAGATCAAGAGCGTTCCCTTCAAGATGGTGGACGTGGGAGGACAGCGCTCAGAGAGACGACGGTGGTTTGAGTGTTTTGACTCTGTCACCTCCATACtgttcctagtgtcttcttcagagtatgaccag GTCTTGATGGAGGACCGACAGACCAACCGTCTGAGAGAGTCATTGAACATCTTTGAAACGATAGTCAACAACCGAGTCTTCCTCGCCGTCTCAATCATCCTCTTCCTCAACAAGACTGACCTCCTGGAGGAGAAG GTCTCGAACATTTCGCTGAAGAAATACTTCCCAGAGTACACGGGGCCGGACCACAGTCTGCCGGACGTCCAGAAGTTCCTAGTGGACTGTTTCCGGGGGAAGAGAAGAGATGCGACACAGAAGCCCCTCTACCACCACTTCACCACGGCCATCAACACAGAGAACATCCGCCTGGTGTTCCGAGATGTCAAGGATACCATCCTCCACGAAAACCTCAAACAGCTTATGCTCCAGTGA